A window from Bacteroidia bacterium encodes these proteins:
- a CDS encoding leucyl aminopeptidase, which yields MPATPIIKIQKTDPEKAIAILVEAGTEPQLSNVPLSAQEQEYIQKKIAAGVKQIFLHKPGEPVVVQVVPAQPVRYKQLEEARKAGDKLQQALNEQKIAEVQLLTFPADEDLVLAFAEGMALANYRFLKYKSGKEESSIRKIMALAPELGKQKLVQLNANIEGTCIARDLVNEPVIFLSAEELSKQITAYGNEAGYKTEVLRKPKLQSLKMGGLLAVNAGSQDPPTFNILEYKPKKAVNKQPVVLIGKGVVYDTGGLSLKPTAGSMDSMKSDMAGSAAVVGTLYSVAKSKLPLHVIGLIPATDNRPGEKAITPGDVITMFDGQTVEVLNTDAEGRLILADALTYAKRYEPSLVIDLATLTGAAHAAVGHYGIVVMGTANSDVKKALEESGRRIYERLVEFPIWDEYDEMLESDIADMKNIGGSVGGAITAGMFLKKFTDFPWIHMDIAGPAFLTKKDSYRGKNGTGAGVRLLCQYLQTMAGAE from the coding sequence ATGCCGGCCACCCCAATTATTAAAATCCAAAAAACAGATCCTGAAAAAGCAATTGCAATACTTGTGGAGGCAGGTACAGAACCGCAACTAAGCAATGTACCGCTATCAGCACAGGAGCAGGAATATATTCAGAAGAAGATTGCAGCGGGGGTGAAGCAAATTTTTCTTCACAAACCCGGAGAACCGGTGGTGGTACAGGTAGTTCCGGCTCAGCCTGTCCGGTATAAGCAATTGGAGGAGGCCCGAAAAGCCGGTGATAAATTGCAGCAGGCGCTCAACGAGCAGAAAATAGCTGAAGTGCAACTGCTCACTTTTCCAGCAGATGAGGACCTGGTATTGGCCTTTGCAGAAGGAATGGCCCTGGCGAATTACCGGTTTCTGAAATACAAAAGCGGCAAGGAGGAAAGCTCCATCCGGAAGATCATGGCACTGGCCCCGGAACTGGGAAAGCAAAAACTTGTTCAGCTTAATGCCAATATTGAAGGCACCTGCATCGCCCGTGATCTTGTAAATGAACCGGTGATCTTTCTTTCAGCAGAAGAACTCAGCAAGCAGATCACGGCTTATGGAAATGAGGCGGGATATAAAACCGAAGTGCTCCGCAAACCCAAATTGCAGAGCCTGAAAATGGGTGGTTTGCTGGCCGTCAATGCTGGCAGCCAGGATCCTCCTACTTTCAACATATTAGAATATAAGCCCAAAAAGGCGGTTAACAAACAGCCGGTGGTGTTGATAGGGAAGGGAGTGGTTTATGACACAGGCGGCCTGAGCCTGAAACCTACAGCCGGATCAATGGACAGTATGAAGAGCGATATGGCGGGATCTGCTGCCGTTGTGGGAACGCTCTATTCTGTTGCCAAAAGCAAATTGCCGCTGCACGTGATAGGACTTATTCCTGCAACGGATAACAGGCCCGGAGAAAAAGCCATCACTCCGGGAGACGTGATCACCATGTTTGATGGGCAAACCGTGGAGGTGCTTAATACAGATGCTGAAGGCCGTCTCATCCTGGCCGATGCGCTTACCTACGCCAAGCGATATGAGCCTAGCCTCGTGATAGATCTTGCTACCCTGACCGGAGCAGCACATGCAGCAGTTGGTCATTACGGAATTGTGGTGATGGGCACTGCAAATAGTGACGTAAAGAAAGCACTGGAAGAAAGCGGCAGGCGCATTTATGAACGGTTGGTGGAATTTCCGATTTGGGACGAATATGATGAAATGCTGGAATCCGATATAGCTGATATGAAGAATATTGGCGGATCAGTGGGTGGCGCTATAACAGCCGGCATGTTCCTCAAGAAATTCACTGATTTTCCCTGGATCCACATGGATATTGCCGGACCTGCTTTTTTGACCAAGAAGGACAGTTATCGCGGAAAGAATGGAACAGGAGCGGGAGTGAGGTTGCTTTGTCAATATCTTCAAACCATGGCCGGAGCCGAATAA
- the pdxA gene encoding 4-hydroxythreonine-4-phosphate dehydrogenase PdxA, whose product MAETNRIPVIGISIGDYNGIGLEVILKSLRDPRMTQFCTPVIYGSSKLVHFHRKRLNIRGVNLHTIEDISQVQERKLNLLTCLQDDSFVEFGNPTEHSGQFAYYSLKTVTAHAKEGNVDAIVTAPIQKKNIQSADFEFPGHTEFLASEFGATNALMFLVTPEMKMGVVTGHIPLKEVVQNITQENILTKLGLMDRSLQVDFGIPRPKIAVLGLNPHAGEEGLLGSEEKEIMQPAIESARENGLLAMGPYPADGFFASRMQCEFDAVLAMYHDQGLIPFKALAFERGVNFTAGLRVVRTSPDHGTGFAIAGKGVADESSFREAIYTAVDILKKRNDYEDLQQNRLKPRRQREKEK is encoded by the coding sequence ATGGCAGAAACAAACAGAATCCCGGTCATCGGTATCAGCATTGGCGACTATAACGGAATAGGGCTGGAAGTAATCCTGAAATCATTGCGTGACCCGCGGATGACGCAGTTTTGCACCCCCGTCATTTACGGATCTTCCAAGCTTGTGCATTTCCACCGTAAGCGGCTGAACATCCGAGGCGTAAACCTCCATACGATAGAAGATATTTCGCAGGTGCAGGAGCGGAAACTCAACCTGCTTACCTGCCTTCAGGATGATTCGTTTGTAGAATTCGGCAATCCTACAGAGCACTCAGGCCAGTTTGCTTATTACAGCCTTAAGACCGTAACGGCTCATGCCAAAGAGGGAAATGTGGACGCCATCGTTACGGCCCCCATTCAAAAGAAAAATATTCAGTCTGCGGATTTTGAATTTCCGGGACATACAGAATTCCTTGCCAGCGAATTCGGAGCGACCAATGCACTCATGTTCCTGGTAACGCCCGAAATGAAAATGGGCGTGGTTACCGGGCATATTCCATTAAAAGAGGTAGTGCAAAATATTACGCAGGAAAACATTCTGACAAAGCTTGGATTGATGGACCGATCACTTCAGGTTGACTTCGGCATTCCACGTCCGAAAATCGCTGTTTTAGGGCTTAATCCTCATGCAGGCGAGGAAGGCCTGCTGGGAAGCGAAGAAAAAGAAATTATGCAACCGGCAATTGAATCTGCCCGTGAAAATGGACTGCTGGCTATGGGACCTTATCCTGCAGACGGTTTTTTTGCTTCGCGAATGCAGTGTGAATTCGATGCAGTGCTCGCCATGTACCATGACCAGGGGCTGATCCCTTTTAAGGCGCTGGCATTTGAGCGGGGCGTGAATTTCACAGCCGGCCTGCGAGTGGTTCGTACTTCGCCTGATCATGGGACGGGCTTTGCCATTGCGGGAAAAGGAGTGGCGGATGAAAGTTCATTCCGCGAAGCGATCTATACCGCAGTTGATATTCTGAAGAAGCGCAACGACTATGAGGATCTCCAGCAGAACAGGCTTAAACCCAGGAGGCAGAGGGAAAAAGAGAAATGA
- a CDS encoding DUF177 domain-containing protein has translation MDHLQAYTINFKGLRQGEHHFQYQVDDKFFENFEETQVQEGDVQVNLIFEKRKETLFVLTFQLSGTLGLECDRCLNIIDYPVSEEFKLYIKIGEAEEPEEDDDLVMLPAETQQLNVAQYIFEYIHLIMPMRSLCESVGKDCNPEMLKILEEHEREEKTESDPRWNDLKDLLKKKNNN, from the coding sequence GTGGATCATCTTCAAGCCTATACTATTAATTTCAAGGGCCTCCGGCAGGGAGAGCATCACTTTCAGTACCAGGTGGATGATAAGTTCTTTGAGAATTTTGAAGAAACGCAGGTTCAGGAAGGTGATGTACAGGTGAACCTGATTTTTGAGAAACGAAAGGAAACTTTATTTGTCCTTACGTTCCAACTTTCAGGAACTTTAGGCCTTGAATGTGATCGCTGTCTGAATATTATTGATTATCCGGTCAGCGAAGAGTTTAAACTTTACATTAAAATTGGCGAAGCAGAAGAACCTGAGGAAGACGATGACCTGGTGATGCTGCCTGCAGAGACACAGCAGCTTAACGTAGCACAATACATTTTTGAGTACATTCATCTCATCATGCCGATGCGTTCTTTGTGTGAATCTGTCGGGAAGGACTGCAACCCGGAAATGCTGAAAATATTGGAAGAACATGAGCGTGAAGAAAAGACGGAATCGGACCCGCGCTGGAATGATTTGAAAGATTTATTGAAGAAGAAGAATAATAACTAA
- the rpmF gene encoding 50S ribosomal protein L32: MAHPKRKISKTRRDKRRTHYKTSTPTIAIDSTTGEPHLYHRAHWYEGKLFYKGKVVIDKEEKS, translated from the coding sequence ATGGCACATCCTAAACGGAAAATCTCCAAAACCAGAAGAGACAAACGGAGAACACATTACAAGACATCAACGCCTACCATTGCTATAGATTCTACCACAGGAGAACCCCATCTGTATCACCGCGCCCATTGGTATGAAGGCAAGCTGTTTTACAAAGGAAAAGTAGTGATCGACAAGGAAGAAAAGTCCTGA
- the plsX gene encoding phosphate acyltransferase PlsX, producing the protein MRAGIDIMGGDYAPSAALEGVSLALRELPDEHELVLIGDEAIINEYVEKNHTGGQNVKVVAASQVIGMSDSPTRAIQQKTDSSIAKGFRMLHDAEIDVFMSAGNTGAMLVGALYSIKAIPGVLRPAITSLIPKENGGYGIILDVGANLDCKQEVLVQFAMLGSIYSKNVYHIPQPKVGLLNIGSEREKGNIVTQATYPLLEEHSKINFIGNIEGYDLFSDAADVIVCDGFTGNVVLKAAESIRHIMKRRGLTDEYFDKFDYENYGGTPILGVNKPVLIGHGVSSPTAFKSMIMLGRDMVESQVIGKIRDAFES; encoded by the coding sequence ATGCGAGCAGGAATAGACATTATGGGAGGCGACTATGCCCCCTCTGCAGCCCTTGAAGGAGTATCATTAGCCCTGCGGGAACTTCCCGATGAGCACGAGCTTGTGCTGATTGGAGACGAAGCGATCATTAATGAGTATGTTGAAAAGAATCATACTGGCGGCCAAAATGTGAAAGTGGTAGCAGCCTCCCAGGTAATTGGTATGAGCGATTCCCCTACCAGAGCCATTCAGCAGAAAACTGACAGCAGCATTGCAAAAGGTTTTAGAATGCTCCATGATGCTGAGATTGATGTGTTCATGAGTGCGGGCAATACCGGGGCTATGCTGGTAGGCGCACTCTACAGCATTAAAGCGATTCCCGGAGTGCTGCGGCCCGCCATCACTTCCCTTATACCAAAAGAAAATGGCGGCTATGGGATTATCCTGGATGTAGGGGCAAACCTTGATTGCAAGCAGGAAGTGCTGGTGCAGTTCGCGATGCTTGGGAGCATTTATTCCAAAAATGTTTACCACATCCCACAGCCAAAAGTGGGGCTCCTGAACATTGGATCAGAAAGAGAAAAAGGCAACATCGTTACCCAGGCCACTTATCCGTTGCTGGAAGAGCATTCTAAAATCAACTTTATCGGGAATATTGAAGGCTATGACCTTTTCTCAGATGCAGCGGATGTGATCGTTTGTGACGGGTTTACGGGGAATGTTGTCCTGAAGGCAGCAGAATCCATCCGGCATATCATGAAGCGGAGAGGACTGACGGATGAATACTTTGACAAATTTGATTACGAGAATTACGGGGGCACGCCCATTCTGGGAGTAAATAAACCTGTCCTGATTGGCCACGGTGTGTCTTCCCCTACCGCCTTCAAAAGCATGATTATGCTGGGCCGGGACATGGTTGAGTCTCAGGTGATCGGCAAGATCAGGGACGCGTTTGAATCCTAA
- a CDS encoding beta-ketoacyl-ACP synthase III encodes MQKIRAAITGVGAYVPDYILTNTELEKMVDTTDEWIKSRTGISERRILKGEGNGTSFMAERAIRTLLEKTNTAPEEIELIILASVTPDMVFPATANILADKLGMKKAFGFDLEAACSGFIYALTMASKYIESGAAKKVVVVGGDKMSSIIDYTDRATCIIFGDGAGAVLLEAVEEEVGIMDTIMRADGSGRQFLYQKAGGSAYPPTLETVQNKEHYVIQEGKTVFKFAVTNMAEVSYEIMKRNNLQSDDIAYLVPHQANLRIIDATAQRMGLPPEKVMINIQKFGNTTNGTIPLCLNEWEPKLKKGDNLIISAFGGGFTWGAIYLKWAYDGASVSG; translated from the coding sequence ATGCAAAAAATCCGGGCGGCAATTACAGGTGTTGGGGCGTATGTTCCTGATTACATATTGACCAATACAGAATTGGAAAAAATGGTGGATACCACCGATGAGTGGATCAAAAGCCGCACAGGAATCTCTGAACGGAGAATTTTAAAGGGAGAGGGCAATGGCACTTCGTTTATGGCAGAAAGAGCCATCCGGACACTGCTGGAGAAAACGAATACCGCACCCGAAGAAATTGAGCTGATCATATTGGCATCCGTTACCCCTGATATGGTTTTTCCTGCCACAGCTAATATTCTGGCTGATAAACTGGGAATGAAAAAAGCATTTGGCTTTGACCTCGAGGCGGCCTGTTCAGGGTTTATTTACGCGCTTACAATGGCCTCGAAATATATTGAGTCAGGGGCGGCCAAAAAAGTAGTCGTAGTTGGGGGCGATAAAATGTCATCCATCATAGATTATACAGATCGTGCTACCTGCATCATCTTCGGAGACGGGGCAGGGGCTGTGCTTCTGGAAGCCGTGGAAGAAGAGGTGGGAATTATGGATACAATCATGCGGGCTGATGGATCTGGCAGGCAGTTTCTCTACCAGAAAGCTGGTGGTTCAGCTTATCCGCCTACATTAGAGACGGTGCAGAACAAAGAACATTATGTGATTCAGGAGGGAAAAACCGTATTCAAATTTGCTGTCACCAATATGGCTGAGGTATCTTATGAGATCATGAAGCGGAATAACCTGCAGTCAGATGATATTGCTTACCTGGTGCCGCACCAGGCAAACCTCCGGATCATTGACGCCACTGCCCAGCGGATGGGGCTCCCCCCGGAAAAAGTGATGATCAATATTCAGAAGTTTGGTAATACCACGAACGGCACAATACCGCTCTGCCTCAATGAATGGGAACCTAAGCTGAAGAAAGGGGACAACCTGATCATCTCAGCCTTTGGAGGCGGTTTCACCTGGGGTGCTATTTACCTGAAATGGGCGTATGACGGAGCGTCTGTCTCCGGATAG
- the efp gene encoding elongation factor P, giving the protein MATTADFKNGLCIEWNNDLMQIVDFQHVKPGKGPAFVRTKLKSLTTGRVLDNTFSSGTKVTTCRIENRPFQFLYKDDTGYIFMHTENFEQVSIQENLINSPQFLKEGEMVDILYHADTETPLSAELKPFVELQVTYTEPGLKGDTATNTLKAATVETGATVQVPLFVDTGEVIKIDTRNGSYAERVKK; this is encoded by the coding sequence ATGGCAACTACTGCTGATTTTAAAAATGGCTTGTGCATCGAATGGAATAATGACCTGATGCAAATCGTGGATTTCCAGCACGTGAAACCTGGAAAAGGACCCGCATTTGTTCGCACCAAGCTGAAAAGCCTTACCACGGGCAGGGTGCTTGACAATACGTTTTCTTCGGGCACCAAAGTAACCACCTGCCGTATTGAGAACAGGCCATTCCAGTTTCTTTATAAAGATGACACAGGTTACATCTTTATGCATACTGAAAACTTCGAGCAAGTCTCAATTCAGGAAAACCTGATCAATTCACCGCAGTTTCTTAAAGAAGGAGAGATGGTGGACATCCTGTACCATGCCGATACGGAGACACCACTGAGCGCTGAGTTGAAGCCTTTTGTGGAGTTGCAGGTCACTTATACTGAGCCCGGTCTGAAAGGCGATACCGCAACCAATACACTGAAAGCTGCCACTGTAGAAACTGGCGCTACCGTTCAGGTACCGCTTTTTGTAGATACGGGAGAAGTTATTAAAATAGATACACGCAACGGCTCCTATGCAGAGCGGGTTAAGAAATAG
- the accB gene encoding acetyl-CoA carboxylase biotin carboxyl carrier protein has translation MELKDIKELIKFVSKSGVNEVQLEKDDFKIVIKTGAQGPAEGSGTSYIQMMPSNQPAPGMMVPAQQQPGQQPPSGEAPAGPAAATEPPLASNHVEIKAPMVGTFYRSAGPDKDPFVKVGDNINKGDVVCIIEAMKLFNEIEAEISGKVVKVIADDASPVEFDQPLFILDPS, from the coding sequence ATGGAATTAAAGGACATCAAGGAACTGATCAAGTTCGTGTCAAAATCTGGCGTAAATGAAGTTCAGCTTGAAAAAGATGATTTTAAGATAGTCATAAAAACAGGAGCGCAAGGTCCTGCTGAAGGCAGTGGAACGTCATACATACAGATGATGCCATCGAACCAGCCGGCTCCCGGCATGATGGTACCGGCACAGCAACAGCCGGGGCAACAACCCCCTTCAGGAGAGGCTCCTGCCGGGCCAGCAGCCGCTACAGAGCCTCCATTGGCCAGTAATCATGTGGAGATCAAAGCACCGATGGTCGGAACTTTTTACCGCTCTGCCGGGCCTGACAAGGATCCTTTTGTGAAGGTGGGCGATAATATCAACAAAGGAGATGTAGTCTGCATCATAGAAGCCATGAAACTGTTCAACGAAATAGAGGCAGAGATCAGCGGCAAAGTTGTGAAAGTGATAGCCGATGATGCAAGCCCGGTGGAATTTGATCAGCCGCTCTTCATCCTTGATCCCTCCTGA
- the accC gene encoding acetyl-CoA carboxylase biotin carboxylase subunit, which yields MFKKILIANRGEIALRVIRTCKEMGIKTVAVYSTADRDSLHVRFADEAVCIGPPPSSRSYLEIPGIIAAAEITNADAIHPGYGFLSENAKFSEICQLHGIKFIGSSPEMINAMGNKSRAKETMKKAGVPCVPGTDGLINDLDEARKVAIEIGYPVIMKASAGGGGRGMRIVQEESEMEKAWESSRQESKAAFGNDDIYLEKFIVQPRHIEIQIIGDQFGTISHLSERDCSIQRRHQKLLEEAPSPFMTPDLRDKMGAAAIAAGKTVNYEGVGTVEFLVDKDRNFYFMEMNTRIQVEHPVTEEVINYDLIKEQILVAAGVPISGKNYFPEKHAIECRINAEDPFNNFSPSPGKILNLHKPGGHGVRVDTHVYAGYMVPPHYDSMIAKLIVSARTREEAIVRMKRCLEEFIIEGVKTTIPLHLRIMDDKNFKEGRFDTSFMDHFDLSSKG from the coding sequence ATGTTTAAAAAGATACTGATAGCCAACCGGGGAGAAATAGCCTTGCGCGTGATCCGCACCTGCAAGGAAATGGGAATAAAAACTGTGGCCGTGTATAGCACGGCAGACCGCGACAGTCTTCATGTGCGTTTTGCCGATGAGGCGGTGTGCATTGGCCCTCCTCCCAGCAGCCGGTCCTATCTTGAGATCCCCGGCATCATTGCCGCTGCGGAGATCACGAATGCTGACGCGATCCATCCCGGTTATGGATTCCTCTCAGAGAATGCCAAGTTCAGCGAAATATGCCAGCTTCACGGCATTAAGTTCATTGGCTCCTCACCGGAGATGATCAACGCGATGGGCAACAAAAGCCGGGCAAAGGAAACCATGAAGAAAGCTGGCGTCCCGTGTGTGCCGGGAACAGATGGCCTGATCAACGATTTGGATGAAGCCAGGAAGGTTGCAATAGAAATTGGATATCCTGTGATCATGAAAGCCTCTGCGGGTGGTGGAGGGCGAGGAATGCGAATTGTTCAGGAAGAATCGGAAATGGAGAAAGCCTGGGAATCTTCCCGCCAGGAATCCAAAGCTGCCTTTGGCAATGACGATATTTATCTTGAAAAATTCATCGTACAGCCGCGCCACATTGAGATCCAGATCATCGGTGATCAGTTCGGCACCATCAGCCATTTATCGGAGCGCGATTGCTCCATACAGCGCAGGCACCAGAAGCTTCTGGAGGAAGCACCTTCCCCGTTTATGACGCCCGACCTCCGGGATAAAATGGGAGCAGCGGCCATTGCTGCCGGCAAAACCGTGAATTATGAAGGCGTGGGGACAGTTGAATTCCTGGTGGATAAGGACCGGAATTTTTATTTCATGGAAATGAATACACGTATTCAGGTGGAACATCCTGTTACAGAGGAAGTCATAAATTATGATCTCATAAAAGAGCAGATCCTTGTGGCTGCGGGTGTTCCCATTTCAGGGAAAAATTATTTTCCGGAAAAACATGCGATTGAATGCCGGATAAATGCTGAAGATCCTTTCAACAATTTTTCACCCAGCCCCGGAAAAATACTGAACCTGCATAAGCCGGGCGGACATGGCGTGCGGGTGGATACCCATGTGTATGCCGGTTATATGGTCCCTCCTCATTACGATTCCATGATCGCGAAGCTCATCGTCAGCGCACGTACGCGTGAGGAAGCCATCGTGCGGATGAAACGGTGCCTGGAGGAGTTTATCATCGAAGGCGTGAAGACTACCATCCCGTTGCACCTCAGGATTATGGACGATAAGAATTTTAAGGAAGGGCGATTTGATACCAGCTTTATGGACCACTTCGATCTGTCCTCAAAAGGGTAG
- the rplM gene encoding 50S ribosomal protein L13: MSQVTQITRSFDKHHITRNWYIVDGENKVVGRLASELAKIIRGKNKPTFTPHSDTGDKVIVINADKVKLTGKKMSDKYYLRHSGYPGGQRKTTAAELMAKKPTEVLLKAVKGMLPHNKLQKPCLKNLFLYEGAEHPHTAQQPQKLEL; this comes from the coding sequence ATGAGTCAGGTAACGCAGATCACACGATCCTTTGATAAACACCACATAACCCGTAACTGGTATATAGTGGATGGCGAGAATAAAGTAGTTGGAAGACTGGCTTCCGAACTTGCCAAGATCATCAGGGGAAAAAATAAACCTACTTTCACTCCGCATTCTGATACAGGCGATAAGGTGATCGTAATCAATGCAGATAAAGTAAAGCTCACGGGCAAGAAGATGTCTGACAAATATTACCTCCGGCATAGTGGCTATCCTGGCGGCCAGCGCAAAACCACTGCGGCTGAGCTTATGGCGAAAAAGCCCACGGAAGTGCTGCTGAAAGCCGTGAAGGGAATGCTTCCTCACAACAAACTTCAAAAGCCTTGTCTTAAAAATCTTTTTTTATATGAAGGAGCCGAACATCCTCATACGGCCCAACAACCCCAAAAGTTAGAATTGTAA
- the rpsI gene encoding 30S ribosomal protein S9 yields MEQKQAVGRRKTSIARVYVTPGNGDFNINGKKLEEYFPLAVLQDRVQHPYGVTETGGKYDTKVNVKGGGINGQADAVAMAISRVLVGIDAEYRALLKPHDLLTRDPRMVERKKYGQKKARKSFQFSKR; encoded by the coding sequence ATGGAACAAAAACAAGCAGTAGGCAGAAGGAAGACCTCCATTGCAAGGGTTTACGTTACACCCGGAAATGGCGATTTCAATATCAACGGCAAAAAGCTGGAGGAATATTTTCCCCTGGCAGTTTTGCAGGACAGAGTGCAACATCCTTATGGGGTAACCGAGACCGGAGGAAAGTATGACACGAAAGTTAATGTGAAGGGAGGAGGAATAAACGGACAGGCAGACGCAGTGGCCATGGCCATTTCGCGCGTGCTTGTGGGAATTGATGCGGAATATCGCGCATTGCTGAAGCCCCATGATCTCCTGACGCGCGATCCGCGAATGGTGGAAAGAAAGAAATACGGACAGAAAAAAGCTCGCAAGAGTTTCCAATTCAGCAAGAGATAA
- the rpsB gene encoding 30S ribosomal protein S2: protein MEKLTVQELLEAGVHFGHLKSKWDPNMAPYVFMERNGIHILDLNKSLRKLEEAAFAIKNIARSGRKILFVATKKQAKEFVMESAQRVNMPFVTDRWLGGMLTNFSTVRKSIKKMSNIEKMSTDGTFENIAKRERLQLTRERDKLERVLGGINDLTRLPAALFIVDIKREHIAVSEAIKLNLTSFGMVDTNSNPNLVDFAIPANDDASKSIALITRYMTDAIAEGLEERKKTKQARQEGADSEQKEEAVAEEQND, encoded by the coding sequence ATGGAAAAACTCACAGTACAGGAGTTACTAGAAGCAGGTGTACACTTTGGCCACCTGAAGAGCAAGTGGGATCCCAACATGGCGCCTTATGTATTTATGGAGCGCAATGGAATTCACATACTTGATCTGAACAAATCGCTCAGAAAGCTTGAAGAAGCCGCCTTCGCAATTAAAAATATTGCCAGGAGCGGACGAAAAATACTTTTTGTGGCTACTAAAAAGCAGGCGAAAGAATTTGTCATGGAATCCGCCCAACGTGTGAACATGCCGTTCGTTACGGATCGCTGGCTCGGAGGAATGCTCACCAATTTCTCAACTGTTCGCAAGAGCATTAAGAAAATGAGCAACATCGAAAAGATGAGCACTGACGGTACATTTGAGAATATCGCAAAGCGGGAAAGGCTTCAGTTGACGCGCGAACGCGATAAACTGGAAAGAGTACTTGGCGGAATTAACGACCTGACCCGGCTTCCCGCAGCACTTTTTATCGTTGATATTAAGCGTGAACATATTGCCGTTTCCGAAGCCATTAAACTCAACCTTACTTCCTTTGGAATGGTGGATACTAACTCCAATCCAAACCTTGTGGATTTTGCTATTCCCGCCAATGATGATGCATCAAAGTCTATCGCGCTCATTACCCGCTATATGACCGATGCCATTGCTGAAGGCCTGGAAGAAAGGAAGAAAACCAAGCAGGCACGCCAGGAGGGCGCTGATTCTGAGCAAAAGGAAGAAGCCGTAGCCGAGGAACAAAACGACTAA
- the tsf gene encoding translation elongation factor Ts, with protein MSITAKDVNKLRQVTGAGMMDCKKALQETNGDFEAAIDYLRKKGQKVSEKRSDREATEGVVIAKTSDDHKRGIVIALSCETDFVAKNADFIEIANKFADEALKSMPATLDELKQKQVDDKAIADHLTDQMGKIGEKIDLSEYERVESEHVLAYNHLGNKIGVLVAMSKGGSNGEVSQAGRDVAMQIAAMNPVALDKDQVDSRTVEREIEIAREQIRAEGKPDNLVDKIAEGKLNKFYKERTLLNQDFVKDPSKTVKKLLEDIDKELKITDFKRVEIGG; from the coding sequence ATGAGCATTACTGCCAAAGATGTAAATAAACTGCGCCAGGTAACCGGTGCAGGTATGATGGACTGTAAAAAGGCGCTTCAGGAAACGAATGGCGACTTTGAAGCAGCCATTGACTATCTCCGCAAAAAAGGCCAGAAGGTCTCTGAAAAGCGCTCTGATCGCGAGGCGACCGAAGGTGTGGTGATCGCCAAAACTTCAGATGACCACAAAAGGGGAATTGTAATCGCACTGAGTTGCGAAACGGACTTTGTTGCCAAAAATGCTGATTTTATAGAGATAGCCAACAAGTTTGCTGATGAGGCGCTGAAGTCAATGCCGGCCACGCTCGATGAACTGAAGCAGAAGCAGGTTGATGACAAAGCAATTGCTGATCACCTGACTGACCAGATGGGCAAGATCGGTGAAAAGATTGACCTCTCGGAATATGAGCGCGTGGAAAGCGAACATGTGCTGGCTTACAATCACCTCGGAAATAAAATCGGGGTGCTGGTGGCGATGAGCAAAGGCGGCAGCAACGGAGAAGTGTCACAAGCCGGAAGGGATGTGGCCATGCAGATTGCAGCCATGAACCCGGTAGCCCTGGACAAAGATCAGGTAGACTCCAGAACTGTGGAGCGCGAAATTGAAATAGCCCGTGAGCAAATCCGTGCAGAGGGCAAACCAGACAATCTGGTAGACAAAATTGCTGAAGGCAAGCTCAACAAGTTCTACAAAGAGCGTACACTCTTGAACCAGGATTTCGTAAAAGATCCTTCAAAGACTGTGAAGAAGCTGCTGGAGGATATTGATAAGGAATTAAAAATAACTGATTTCAAACGAGTGGAAATCGGAGGATAG